The genomic segment AGGACAAACGGCTTAGCAAGCCTGTAAAGCAGTCATTTGATCCGCTGCTTGTGTTAATTAGCCGAATGCTGTACAAGGGGAAAGGGAAATGAGGATGCCGAAGATGCTAGATAGTACCCTTCAAGAGACAAAATCCGCATTGATTTTTACACAATAGCACAGCTCTTGTGGTACAATAGGTCGGGCATAAACATATATAAGCTTAAAAACGACAAGTATTGCGTACCGACACAAAGACCGAAAAGGCTAGGTGTTGCGGGCGTTTTCATACGATGAGGCTTTGTTTGCCATACTCCCGACACGGGAATGGAGCAAATCCTCGCGATAAACAAGTGCATGAATGGAGCTAAGTAGAAATGAGTTTATTAACAGTAGAGCAACTATCCCATACGTTTGGCGACCGCGTTTTGTTCAAAAACGTATCGTTCCGCCTGTTGGCTGGCGAGCATGTTGGCCTTGTAGGCGCTAACGGAACGGGAAAATCGACAATGATGAACATTTTGACCGGAAAGCTGCTGAAGGATGAAGGCAAAGTAGAATGGACACCACGCGTGCGCTATGGCTATTTGGATCAGCACACGAAATTAACGCCAGGCAAGACGATTCGCGATGTGCTCAAGGATGCTTTTTTACCGATGCTGCTGCTGGAGCAGGAGCTGAATGATATTGCGCTGCAAATGGGCGATGCCGATCCGGATACGCTGGAGCAGCTGCTCGAGCGAATGGGCGAAATTCAGGAAGAGCTGGAAATCGGCGATTTCTATTTAATCGATGTCAAGGTTGATGAGATGGCGAATGGGCTAGGACTGAATGCGGTTGGGCTTGATCGCGACGTGACGGCTTTGAGCGGTGGACAGCGGACGAAAGTTTTGCTTGCCAAGCTGCTTCTAGAGAAGCCGACCGTCTTATTGCTCGATGAGCCTACGAACTATTTGGATGAAGAGCATATTAATTGGCTCACGAACTATCTGAAGTCGTACCCTTATGCGTTTGTTCTGATTTCCCATGATACAGGCTTTATGAACCAAGTGGTAGATATCATTTACCATCTGGAGTTTGCCAAGCTGACGCGTTATTCTGCCAACTATGAGAAATTCCTTGAGATGGCAGATATGAACAAAGCCCAGCATATTGATGCCTACGAGAAGCAGAAGGATTTTATCAAGAAGCAGGAAGACTTTATTTCGCGAAATAAAGCGCGTGCTTCGACTTCTGGACGGGCGAAGAGCCGTGAGAAGCAGCTTGACCGGATCGATCGTATTGACAAGCCGGAGGAAGCGGCTAAGCCGACCTTTGGTTTTAAAGAGGCCCGTACTAGCGGTAAAACGGTATTCGAGGCGGATGGTTTGTCCATTGGCTATAATAAGCCGCTGCTGCCTAAGATGAACATGCTCATTGAGCGCGGTGACAAAATTGCCATCGTAGGCTGCAATGGTGTCGGCAAATCAACGCTGCTCAAAACGATTCTCGGCGTTGTTCCGGCGCTTGACGGTAAAGTTTATCGTGGGGATTATTTGCATCCGGCCTATTTCGAACAGGAAGCCAAGGCGCCTACGATGACGCCGCTGGATGATGTATGGAATGAATTTTCGCATATGACGCAAAGTGAAGTTCGTGGAGCTCTTGCCCGTT from the Paenibacillus sp. BIHB 4019 genome contains:
- a CDS encoding ABC-F family ATP-binding cassette domain-containing protein, which encodes MSLLTVEQLSHTFGDRVLFKNVSFRLLAGEHVGLVGANGTGKSTMMNILTGKLLKDEGKVEWTPRVRYGYLDQHTKLTPGKTIRDVLKDAFLPMLLLEQELNDIALQMGDADPDTLEQLLERMGEIQEELEIGDFYLIDVKVDEMANGLGLNAVGLDRDVTALSGGQRTKVLLAKLLLEKPTVLLLDEPTNYLDEEHINWLTNYLKSYPYAFVLISHDTGFMNQVVDIIYHLEFAKLTRYSANYEKFLEMADMNKAQHIDAYEKQKDFIKKQEDFISRNKARASTSGRAKSREKQLDRIDRIDKPEEAAKPTFGFKEARTSGKTVFEADGLSIGYNKPLLPKMNMLIERGDKIAIVGCNGVGKSTLLKTILGVVPALDGKVYRGDYLHPAYFEQEAKAPTMTPLDDVWNEFSHMTQSEVRGALARCGLKNEHITRALNQLSGGEQAKVRLCKLMLRESNWILFDEPTNHLDVIAKAELKRALSVFKGTVVLVSHEPDFYEDWVTKTWDVESWSMQTQH